In Plantibacter sp. PA-3-X8, one DNA window encodes the following:
- a CDS encoding holo-ACP synthase: MIIGIGVDLVDLARFERAITRTPNLLARLFVPSERDLPLRSLAGRFAAKEALIKALGSSDGIRWQEMAIVNGPEGKPDFALSGVTAGVVAERGITSMHLTMTHDAGVAVAFVVAEREG, translated from the coding sequence ATGATCATCGGCATCGGGGTGGACCTGGTCGACCTCGCACGGTTCGAACGGGCGATCACGCGCACCCCGAACCTGCTGGCCAGGCTCTTCGTCCCGTCGGAGCGCGACCTCCCGCTGCGGTCCCTCGCCGGGCGGTTCGCCGCCAAGGAGGCGCTCATCAAAGCACTGGGTTCCTCGGACGGCATCCGGTGGCAGGAGATGGCGATCGTGAACGGCCCCGAGGGGAAGCCTGACTTCGCCCTGTCCGGCGTCACGGCGGGTGTCGTGGCTGAACGGGGGATCACCAGCATGCACCTGACCATGACGCACGACGCCGGGGTCGCCGTCGCGTTCGTCGTCGCGGAGCGGGAGGGATGA
- the alr gene encoding alanine racemase, translated as MTPVSEHDERPTREAIIDLDALRHNVRRLRELTDVGELIVVVKADAYGHGAEAIARAAVEAGADRLGVADITEGVALRAAGITAPILAWLHGPQAGFGAALDAGLDLGLSSVAQLDRVIEAARDRPSVVPVVQFKLETGLSRNGAAEADWPALFETAAAAEAAGLVRVDGLFSHVSNTSTADDRAAAVRFERGVALAREAGLAPRSLHLAASAAALGEPSLRYDAVRLGLAVYGLSPFEPTEDADRSADAFGLRPVMTLRATVAAVRRVEPGAGVSYDYSYRTSTATTLALIPLGYADGVPRSASNAGPVVINGRRYRVCGRIAMDQFVVDVGDDAVAVGDDAVLFGDPASGAPRVEEWAEAAGTINYELVTRIGPRVVRTTRERS; from the coding sequence ATGACGCCCGTGTCCGAGCACGATGAGCGACCGACCCGCGAGGCGATCATCGACCTCGACGCCCTGCGCCACAACGTCCGTCGTCTGCGCGAACTGACCGACGTCGGTGAACTCATCGTCGTCGTCAAGGCCGACGCCTACGGGCACGGTGCCGAGGCGATCGCCCGCGCGGCGGTCGAGGCCGGGGCCGATCGCCTGGGCGTCGCCGACATCACCGAGGGCGTCGCGCTGCGTGCCGCCGGGATCACGGCACCGATCCTCGCCTGGCTGCACGGCCCACAAGCGGGGTTCGGCGCCGCACTCGACGCCGGGCTCGACCTCGGTCTGTCGTCGGTGGCGCAGCTCGACCGCGTGATCGAGGCCGCTCGGGATCGGCCGTCCGTCGTGCCGGTCGTCCAGTTCAAACTCGAGACCGGGCTCAGCCGGAACGGCGCGGCCGAAGCCGACTGGCCGGCGCTCTTCGAGACCGCCGCAGCCGCCGAGGCCGCCGGGCTCGTCCGGGTCGACGGGCTGTTCTCGCACGTCTCCAACACCTCCACCGCCGACGACCGGGCCGCCGCCGTCCGCTTCGAACGCGGGGTCGCCCTCGCCAGGGAGGCCGGTCTCGCACCGCGGAGTCTGCACCTCGCCGCGTCGGCGGCAGCACTCGGCGAGCCGTCCCTCCGGTACGACGCCGTCCGCCTCGGACTCGCCGTGTACGGCCTGTCACCCTTCGAGCCCACCGAGGACGCCGACCGCTCGGCCGACGCCTTCGGCCTCCGGCCCGTCATGACCCTCCGGGCGACGGTCGCCGCCGTGCGTCGGGTCGAGCCGGGCGCCGGGGTGTCCTACGACTACAGCTACCGGACCAGCACGGCGACGACGCTCGCCCTCATCCCGCTCGGATACGCCGACGGTGTGCCGCGAAGCGCCTCCAACGCCGGTCCGGTCGTGATCAACGGACGCCGCTACCGGGTGTGCGGGCGGATCGCGATGGACCAGTTCGTCGTCGACGTCGGCGACGACGCGGTCGCGGTGGGTGACGACGCCGTGCTCTTCGGCGATCCGGCGTCCGGCGCGCCGCGTGTCGAGGAGTGGGCGGAGGCCGCCGGCACCATCAACTACGAACTCGTCACCCGCATCGGGCCGCGCGTGGTCCGGACGACCAGGGAGCGGTCATGA
- the tsaE gene encoding tRNA (adenosine(37)-N6)-threonylcarbamoyltransferase complex ATPase subunit type 1 TsaE produces MTDHVLTPGTVEVATPEEMHAYGVRLGTELRAGQLLVLTGPLGAGKTTLTRGIGEGLGVRGPVTSPTFVLARTHPSLVGGPPLVHVDAYRLGSALELDDLDIDFARSVVVVEWGAGLLDGVVPTWFELVIERPTGAGDEPATDDAGEEPIERRTLTLSRHPAIDAG; encoded by the coding sequence ATGACCGATCACGTCCTCACCCCGGGCACCGTCGAGGTGGCGACGCCCGAGGAGATGCACGCGTACGGCGTCCGACTCGGCACGGAACTGCGTGCAGGGCAGCTCCTGGTCCTGACCGGGCCGCTCGGAGCAGGCAAGACGACCCTCACGCGAGGGATCGGCGAGGGCCTCGGGGTCCGCGGCCCCGTCACCAGCCCCACCTTCGTGCTCGCCAGGACGCACCCGAGCCTCGTCGGCGGTCCGCCGCTCGTCCACGTGGACGCCTACCGGCTCGGCTCGGCGCTCGAACTCGACGACCTCGACATCGACTTCGCCCGGTCCGTCGTCGTCGTGGAGTGGGGAGCCGGATTGCTCGACGGCGTGGTCCCCACCTGGTTCGAGCTCGTCATCGAACGTCCGACCGGAGCCGGCGACGAGCCCGCCACGGACGACGCCGGCGAGGAGCCGATCGAGCGCCGGACCCTCACGCTCTCGCGGCACCCCGCCATCGACGCCGGGTAG
- the tsaB gene encoding tRNA (adenosine(37)-N6)-threonylcarbamoyltransferase complex dimerization subunit type 1 TsaB: MLLAIDTSAGSSVAVVTLGGEVLAERSSDDPMRHAEVIGTLIAGCLDDAGIEVAALTGLVAGMGPGPFTGLRIGIAAARSFGIGAGLPVHPVVSHDAIALDAYRSGSAAPDATLLVVTDARRRERYWTSYAGLDAAGLPVRVQGPALAKPDDLPTSESVRLDALVVPAGALGQVAAALLATDGAFAGEEPLYLRSPDVTMSAGAKRVTA, translated from the coding sequence GTGCTGTTGGCGATCGATACATCCGCGGGTTCGAGCGTCGCCGTCGTCACCCTGGGTGGCGAGGTGCTGGCCGAACGGTCCTCCGACGACCCGATGCGGCACGCCGAGGTCATCGGGACGCTCATCGCCGGATGCCTCGACGACGCCGGGATCGAGGTCGCCGCGCTCACCGGGCTGGTCGCGGGTATGGGACCAGGGCCGTTCACCGGACTCCGGATCGGGATCGCCGCGGCCCGCAGCTTCGGGATCGGTGCAGGCCTCCCGGTGCACCCCGTGGTGAGCCACGATGCGATCGCGCTCGACGCCTACCGTTCCGGTTCCGCCGCACCCGACGCCACACTGCTCGTGGTCACCGACGCCCGCCGTCGCGAACGCTACTGGACGAGCTACGCCGGACTCGACGCAGCCGGCCTCCCGGTCCGTGTGCAGGGGCCGGCCCTCGCGAAACCCGACGACCTCCCGACCTCCGAATCCGTGCGCCTCGACGCGCTGGTCGTCCCCGCCGGGGCACTGGGACAGGTCGCCGCCGCACTCCTCGCCACCGACGGCGCGTTCGCGGGGGAGGAGCCGTTGTACCTCCGCTCGCCCGACGTCACGATGTCCGCGGGCGCCAAGCGGGTGACGGCGTGA
- the rimI gene encoding ribosomal protein S18-alanine N-acetyltransferase gives MTWSLRRAGVADLDAIMELEHTVFVNDAWSADMMRAELSSPHGYYLVATEVDADDATLAGYGGLFAPSRSDDADIQTIAVAGHARGRGLGRLLMQALIEQARQQDVTQVFLEVRADNPVAIALYRSIGFEELGVRPGYYQPDDVDAIVMRLTVQPRPPMPAHGQSPLDQTDQHPGSIA, from the coding sequence GTGACCTGGTCGCTGCGCCGCGCCGGCGTCGCCGACCTCGACGCCATCATGGAGCTCGAGCACACCGTCTTCGTGAACGACGCCTGGTCGGCGGACATGATGCGCGCCGAACTGTCGTCGCCGCACGGGTACTACCTCGTGGCGACGGAGGTCGACGCCGACGACGCGACACTCGCCGGCTACGGCGGTCTCTTCGCACCGTCCCGGTCCGATGACGCCGACATCCAGACCATCGCCGTCGCCGGGCACGCCAGAGGACGAGGGCTCGGACGACTCCTCATGCAGGCGCTCATCGAGCAGGCCCGGCAGCAGGACGTCACCCAGGTGTTCCTCGAGGTCAGGGCCGACAACCCCGTGGCGATCGCGCTGTACCGGAGTATCGGCTTCGAGGAACTCGGCGTCCGCCCCGGCTACTACCAGCCGGATGACGTCGACGCCATCGTCATGCGACTCACGGTCCAGCCGAGGCCGCCCATGCCCGCCCACGGCCAGTCCCCGCTCGACCAGACCGACCAGCACCCCGGGAGCATCGCGTGA
- the tsaD gene encoding tRNA (adenosine(37)-N6)-threonylcarbamoyltransferase complex transferase subunit TsaD, translating to MNRAEPLVLGIETSCDETGIGIVRGHHLLANTIASSMDEHARYGGVVPEVAARAHLEALEPTLTAALAEAGIALADLDAVAVTSGPGLSGALMVGVGAAKALAVSLGKPLYAVNHLVGHVGADVLDSEDGTIEYPTIALLVSGGHTSLLLVRDLVSDVELLGETIDDAAGEAFDKVARILGLPYPGGPQIDRAAVGGDPKAIRFPRGLSLPKDMERHRYDFSFSGLKTAVARWVEAKQDAGEPVPVADVAASFREAVVDVLVSKAVKACTELGVPRLLLGGGVIANARLREVAAERTASAGIELRIPPLQLCTDNGAMIAALAAQLISAGHEPSSLDFGADSTLPVTEIQVL from the coding sequence GTGAACCGTGCAGAACCGCTCGTCCTCGGCATCGAGACGAGCTGCGACGAGACCGGGATCGGCATCGTCCGCGGACACCACCTGCTGGCGAACACCATCGCCTCGAGCATGGACGAGCACGCACGGTACGGCGGCGTCGTCCCGGAGGTCGCCGCTCGCGCCCACCTCGAGGCCCTCGAGCCGACGCTCACGGCGGCGCTCGCCGAGGCCGGCATCGCCCTGGCCGACCTCGACGCCGTCGCGGTGACCAGTGGCCCCGGCCTGTCCGGCGCACTCATGGTCGGCGTCGGTGCAGCGAAGGCGCTCGCCGTGTCCCTCGGCAAACCGCTGTACGCCGTGAACCACCTCGTCGGTCACGTCGGCGCGGACGTCCTCGACTCCGAGGACGGGACGATCGAGTACCCGACGATCGCCCTGCTCGTGTCCGGCGGGCACACCTCGCTGCTCCTCGTGCGGGACCTTGTGTCGGACGTCGAACTGCTCGGCGAGACCATCGACGACGCGGCGGGCGAGGCCTTCGACAAGGTCGCGCGCATCCTGGGTCTGCCGTACCCGGGCGGTCCGCAGATCGACCGGGCGGCCGTCGGCGGCGACCCGAAGGCGATCCGCTTCCCCCGCGGACTCAGCCTGCCGAAGGACATGGAGCGGCATCGCTACGACTTCTCCTTCTCCGGCCTGAAGACGGCCGTGGCACGCTGGGTCGAGGCGAAGCAGGACGCGGGGGAGCCGGTCCCCGTCGCGGACGTCGCCGCCAGCTTCCGCGAGGCCGTCGTCGACGTGCTCGTCTCGAAGGCGGTCAAGGCATGCACCGAGCTCGGCGTGCCCCGCCTGCTGCTGGGGGGCGGTGTCATCGCGAACGCGCGGCTCCGCGAGGTGGCAGCCGAACGCACCGCCTCGGCCGGGATCGAACTCCGCATCCCGCCGTTGCAGCTGTGCACGGACAACGGTGCGATGATCGCCGCGCTCGCCGCGCAGCTCATCTCCGCCGGACACGAGCCGTCGTCGCTCGACTTCGGCGCGGACTCGACCCTGCCGGTCACCGAGATCCAGGTGCTCTGA
- a CDS encoding DUF4190 domain-containing protein, whose product MDQHEHPDGRPQHQDGAVDGQSRPPQAEQPNGQPQQPWGQQPQPQAQQPWSPYQPPQPSQQAGVAPQGQQQPYQPQPYGQQQPYQPQGQASPPPTDWQRGAGAPVTPPTHPAQQGASPSAPPAGWQGDHATYLQTVPTAVYQAPSQGGYAAYQQSQTQTPAASTGTSRSTWSLITGVVGLVVSVFVGWGFPLSIAAIVLGFGARRREPQGRGRALTGLVTGFVGLACSVGWLVYSVVVIIGYVST is encoded by the coding sequence ATGGATCAGCACGAGCACCCCGACGGACGACCTCAGCACCAGGACGGTGCGGTGGACGGGCAGTCGCGCCCGCCGCAAGCCGAGCAGCCGAACGGGCAGCCGCAGCAGCCGTGGGGGCAGCAGCCCCAGCCCCAGGCCCAGCAGCCCTGGTCGCCGTACCAGCCGCCACAGCCCTCCCAGCAGGCCGGCGTCGCGCCGCAGGGCCAGCAGCAGCCGTACCAGCCTCAGCCCTACGGCCAGCAACAGCCGTACCAGCCTCAGGGTCAGGCCTCCCCGCCGCCCACGGATTGGCAGCGCGGCGCCGGCGCGCCCGTCACGCCGCCGACGCACCCTGCCCAGCAGGGGGCGTCCCCCTCGGCGCCTCCGGCGGGTTGGCAGGGCGATCACGCGACCTATCTCCAGACGGTGCCGACGGCGGTCTACCAGGCGCCGAGCCAGGGTGGCTACGCCGCGTACCAGCAGTCGCAGACGCAGACCCCTGCCGCGTCGACCGGGACCTCGCGGAGCACCTGGTCGCTCATCACCGGTGTCGTCGGGCTCGTCGTGTCGGTCTTCGTCGGTTGGGGCTTCCCCCTGTCGATCGCCGCGATCGTGCTCGGGTTCGGAGCCAGGCGTCGCGAGCCGCAGGGCCGAGGTCGCGCCCTCACCGGCCTCGTGACCGGGTTCGTCGGCCTCGCCTGCTCGGTCGGCTGGCTCGTCTACAGCGTCGTCGTGATCATCGGCTACGTCTCGACCTGA
- a CDS encoding class I SAM-dependent methyltransferase, giving the protein MDRSELVELLTADGLRLLDALPPYPTKDEAVRLVGRLRKEGHSPELVAAVLTQSRLRQKAVGKFGPFAGRMLFTEAGLEQATRLPVAALHAGRFARAGLTRIADLGSGIGADSMAMASLDLEVTAVDIDEVTAAIASYNLAPFPTATVRNAAAEDVSLDDFDAVWFDPARRTAGHADTARLSSAADYTPSLDLVFGAATRLPTGVKLGPGFDRSLIPDDAEAQWVSVDGQLVEMALWFGPLARPDVRRSALLLADGVHHELHAEADADDAPVRELGDYVHEPDGSVIRARLIGDLALRLEAGMLGQGIAYLTSDTATSSPFATTFRVLERLPMDEKVLKRTMRDRGIGVLEIKKRGVDVDPAAFRKRLALKGDGSATIILTRIAGKHSALLVERVTPAADA; this is encoded by the coding sequence ATGGACCGTTCGGAACTCGTCGAACTCCTCACGGCCGACGGCCTCAGGCTCCTCGACGCCCTCCCTCCCTACCCGACGAAGGACGAGGCCGTCCGCCTGGTCGGGCGCCTGCGCAAGGAGGGCCACTCCCCCGAGCTGGTCGCGGCGGTCCTCACGCAGTCGCGGCTCAGGCAGAAGGCCGTCGGGAAGTTCGGACCGTTCGCCGGCCGCATGCTGTTCACCGAGGCCGGGCTCGAACAGGCCACGCGCCTTCCCGTCGCCGCATTGCACGCCGGGCGGTTCGCCCGGGCCGGCCTCACGCGGATCGCCGACCTCGGCAGCGGCATCGGCGCCGACTCGATGGCCATGGCCTCGCTCGACCTGGAGGTCACGGCGGTCGACATCGACGAGGTCACCGCGGCCATCGCCAGCTACAACCTCGCTCCGTTCCCCACGGCGACCGTGCGGAACGCCGCCGCCGAGGACGTCTCCCTCGACGACTTCGACGCGGTCTGGTTCGATCCCGCGCGGCGCACCGCAGGACACGCCGACACCGCGCGGCTGTCGAGTGCCGCCGACTACACCCCGTCCCTCGACCTGGTCTTCGGTGCGGCGACCCGCCTCCCCACAGGCGTCAAGCTCGGGCCCGGATTCGACCGCTCCCTCATCCCCGACGACGCCGAGGCGCAGTGGGTGTCGGTCGACGGACAGCTCGTCGAGATGGCGCTCTGGTTCGGCCCGCTGGCCCGTCCGGATGTCCGACGGTCCGCGCTCCTCCTCGCGGACGGCGTCCACCACGAGTTGCACGCCGAGGCTGACGCCGACGACGCCCCAGTGCGGGAGCTCGGCGACTACGTGCACGAACCCGACGGATCCGTGATCCGGGCCCGACTCATCGGCGACCTCGCCCTCCGGTTGGAGGCCGGCATGCTCGGCCAGGGCATCGCCTACCTGACCTCCGACACCGCGACGAGCTCGCCGTTCGCCACGACCTTCCGGGTCCTCGAACGGCTGCCAATGGACGAGAAGGTCCTCAAGCGCACCATGCGTGATCGCGGGATCGGCGTCCTCGAGATCAAGAAACGCGGCGTCGACGTCGACCCCGCGGCGTTCCGGAAGCGCCTCGCGCTCAAGGGTGACGGCTCGGCCACGATCATCCTCACGAGGATCGCCGGCAAACACAGTGCGCTGCTCGTCGAACGGGTGACGCCGGCCGCCGACGCCTGA
- the groES gene encoding co-chaperone GroES, whose protein sequence is MSVSIKPLEDRIVIKQVEAEQTTASGLVIPDTAKEKPQEGEVVAVGPGRIDDNGNRVPLDVAVGDKVIYSKYGGTEVKYAGEDYLVLSARDVLAVVVR, encoded by the coding sequence GTGTCGGTCTCCATCAAGCCGCTCGAGGATCGCATCGTCATCAAGCAGGTCGAGGCAGAGCAGACCACCGCTTCCGGTCTGGTCATCCCCGACACCGCCAAGGAGAAGCCCCAGGAGGGCGAGGTCGTGGCGGTCGGACCCGGTCGCATCGACGACAACGGCAACCGCGTCCCGCTCGACGTCGCCGTCGGCGACAAGGTGATCTACTCCAAGTACGGTGGCACCGAGGTCAAGTACGCCGGTGAGGACTACCTCGTCCTGTCCGCGCGCGACGTCCTCGCAGTCGTCGTCCGCTAG
- the rarD gene encoding EamA family transporter RarD — translation MAVPQQGSRSGLLSAVAASCLWGALPLYFIALAPAGAFEVVAWRILFSLVFCAVLILATRSWRRLFGILRQRRIVLTMGLAGALIYVNWQTYVYGALNGQVVEASLGYFINPIVTVFLGVFFLRERLRPAQWAAVVVSVIAVLVLAIGHGSVPWIALILAFSFGLYGYIKKLVGGSVDAVSGLTLETVWLMPVAIAQLIAVGVTGGLTIGTAGVGHALLLVGAGVITAVPLLLFAAAARRLPLTWMGFIQYFAPIIQFVVGVAVLHEAMPPERWLGFGLVWLALAILTVDMLVASTRGRRAAGAERRRSTRV, via the coding sequence GTGGCCGTACCCCAGCAGGGGAGCCGGTCCGGACTGCTCTCGGCGGTCGCCGCCTCCTGCCTCTGGGGAGCGCTCCCGCTCTACTTCATCGCCCTCGCACCGGCCGGAGCCTTCGAGGTCGTGGCGTGGCGGATCCTCTTCTCCCTCGTCTTCTGCGCCGTCCTCATCCTGGCGACCCGTTCCTGGCGTCGACTGTTCGGCATCCTCCGCCAGCGCCGCATCGTCCTGACGATGGGTCTCGCCGGAGCGCTCATCTACGTCAACTGGCAGACCTACGTGTACGGTGCGCTCAACGGCCAAGTGGTCGAGGCGTCGCTCGGGTACTTCATCAACCCGATCGTGACCGTCTTCCTCGGCGTCTTCTTCCTCCGTGAGCGGCTGCGTCCGGCCCAGTGGGCCGCGGTGGTCGTGAGCGTGATCGCGGTCCTCGTCCTCGCGATCGGGCACGGCAGCGTCCCGTGGATCGCCCTCATCCTGGCCTTCTCGTTCGGCCTCTACGGCTACATCAAGAAACTCGTGGGCGGCTCGGTCGACGCCGTGTCCGGGTTGACGCTCGAGACCGTGTGGCTGATGCCGGTCGCGATCGCCCAGCTCATCGCGGTCGGCGTGACCGGTGGGCTGACCATCGGCACCGCGGGTGTCGGGCACGCCCTGCTGCTCGTCGGCGCCGGTGTCATCACCGCCGTCCCACTCCTGCTGTTCGCGGCGGCGGCCCGCCGCCTCCCGCTCACCTGGATGGGTTTCATCCAGTACTTCGCACCGATCATCCAGTTCGTCGTCGGTGTCGCCGTCCTGCACGAGGCGATGCCGCCGGAGCGCTGGTTGGGCTTCGGTCTCGTGTGGCTGGCGCTCGCGATCCTCACCGTCGACATGCTCGTCGCCTCAACGCGGGGTCGTCGGGCCGCCGGGGCCGAACGGCGCCGCTCCACGCGGGTCTGA
- a CDS encoding ABC transporter substrate-binding protein, whose protein sequence is MSVFSKATAARSRPRSIVLGGIALIGASALVLSGCASSGSGDSGSSSKPAGDLTLKLGTALPQTGNLAFLGPPEEAGVGLAVKEVNDADLGIKIDLTLGDSGDSDNKAYATEVPRLLSEGVTAIIGAASSGVSKLFIDEVTGAGVIQFSPANTSADFTTWDDNGLYWRTAPSDVLQGEVLGNLIAEDGNATLGIIYLNDSYGTGLAKFTKEAFESAGGEVVAEQSYNTGDTSFDAQISAVKAENPDAIAIIAFEETKTIVPGLAGFPSDKLYFVDGNLADYSADFAPGTLTGAKGTLPGLDTAKLGDFTDRLQAFVKDEGGEPLKDYSYAAESYDAVILLALAALQAGSTEGADMAAQLQSVSGGKDKGEKVTTFEEGAKAIADGKKIDYDGNSGPITFDENGDPTEATIGIYQYGDDNKYTRTN, encoded by the coding sequence ATGAGCGTCTTTTCGAAGGCCACGGCCGCTCGCTCCCGCCCACGTTCCATCGTTCTCGGTGGTATCGCACTGATCGGAGCCAGCGCGCTGGTCCTGAGCGGTTGCGCCTCAAGTGGTAGCGGCGACAGCGGCAGCAGCAGCAAGCCTGCTGGCGACCTGACCCTGAAGCTCGGCACGGCGTTGCCGCAGACCGGTAACCTCGCGTTCCTCGGCCCGCCCGAGGAGGCCGGTGTCGGTCTCGCGGTCAAGGAGGTCAACGACGCCGACCTCGGCATCAAGATCGACCTGACGCTCGGCGACTCGGGTGACTCCGACAACAAGGCGTACGCGACCGAGGTCCCCCGTCTGCTCTCCGAGGGCGTCACGGCCATCATCGGTGCAGCGTCCTCGGGTGTGTCGAAGCTCTTCATCGACGAAGTCACCGGCGCAGGCGTCATCCAGTTCTCCCCGGCGAACACCTCCGCGGACTTCACGACGTGGGACGACAACGGTCTCTACTGGCGGACGGCGCCGTCCGACGTGCTGCAGGGCGAGGTCCTCGGGAACCTGATCGCGGAGGACGGCAACGCCACCCTCGGCATCATCTACCTGAACGACTCGTACGGCACCGGCCTCGCGAAGTTCACCAAGGAGGCGTTCGAGAGTGCCGGCGGTGAAGTGGTCGCCGAGCAGTCGTACAACACCGGTGACACCTCGTTCGACGCGCAGATCAGCGCGGTCAAGGCGGAGAACCCCGACGCGATCGCGATCATCGCGTTCGAGGAGACCAAGACGATCGTCCCCGGTCTCGCCGGCTTCCCGTCGGACAAGCTCTACTTCGTCGACGGCAACCTCGCCGACTACAGCGCGGACTTCGCTCCGGGCACCCTGACGGGCGCCAAGGGCACGCTGCCCGGTCTCGACACCGCGAAGCTCGGTGACTTCACCGACCGCCTCCAGGCGTTCGTGAAGGACGAGGGTGGCGAGCCGCTGAAGGACTACAGCTACGCGGCTGAATCCTACGACGCCGTCATCCTGCTCGCCCTCGCGGCGCTGCAGGCCGGCTCGACCGAGGGCGCCGACATGGCGGCCCAGCTCCAGTCCGTGTCCGGTGGCAAGGACAAGGGCGAGAAGGTGACCACCTTCGAAGAGGGTGCGAAGGCCATCGCCGACGGCAAGAAGATCGACTACGACGGCAACTCCGGTCCGATCACGTTCGACGAGAACGGTGACCCGACCGAGGCGACCATCGGTATCTACCAGTACGGTGACGACAACAAGTACACCCGCACCAACTAG